From Mytilus edulis chromosome 9, xbMytEdul2.2, whole genome shotgun sequence, the proteins below share one genomic window:
- the LOC139488543 gene encoding uncharacterized protein isoform X1 → MGDGRKGLNYMYTGCFNRNISMLGLRRYYEKPQLYMSPFACIKYCRKREQSQFVGITSGNVCSCGYTRYIVDANGPFKVNDTECDMNCYGHEVEKCGGNSTFSIYDIVANTTRSSMPQPRQITTLPARMNTANEGVIAGVSVGLTLLVILAILIVLIIKRSRLNAKICLQSCSNTNESARYDNIPQSTQGVTSPYASLTIANDCQTYDDLMPTGGTYENTTTMSTNYKQSTQDKKHKKRRKKKTNKMI, encoded by the exons atGGGTGATGGAAGAAAAG GTCTCAATTACATGTATACTGGATGCTTTAATAGAAATATAAGTATGTTGGGGCTTCGTCGATACTATGAAAAACCTCAATTGTATATGTCTCCATTTGCTTGTATAAAATATTGCAGAAAAAGAGAGCAGAGTCAATTTGTTGGGATAACG agtggtaACGTCTGCAGTTGTGGTTATACTCGATACATCGTTGATGCCAATGGACCTTTCAAAGTAAATGACACAGAGTGTGATATGAATTGTTATGGCCACGAAGTTGAAAAGTGTGGTGGTAATTCGACGTTTTCCATCTATGATATTGTAGCAA ACACTACAAGATCATCAATGCCACAACCAAGACAAATCACAACGCTTCCTGCCAGAATGAATACTGCGAATGAAG GTGTCATTGCTGGTGTTTCAGTCGGCCTGACTTTATTAGTAATATTGGCAATATTGATCGTATTGATTATAAAAAG GTCTAGGTTAAATGCAAAAATATGTTTGCAATCTTGTTCAAACACAAATGAGTCGGCGAGATATGACAACATTCCACAATCCACACAGGGTGTTACCAGTCCATATGCATCACTTACAATTGCCAATGATTGTCAGACCTATGATGATCTAATGCCCACAGGAGGAACATATGAAAATACCACAACAATGTCGACAAACTATAAACAATCGACACAAGACAAAAAACACAAGAAAAGAAGGaagaaaaagaccaacaagaTGATCTAA
- the LOC139488543 gene encoding uncharacterized protein isoform X3, with the protein MGDGRKGLNYMYTGCFNRNISMLGLRRYYEKPQLYMSPFACIKYCRKREQSQFVGITSGNVCSCGYTRYIVDANGPFKVNDTECDMNCYGHEVEKCGGNSTFSIYDIVASVIAGVSVGLTLLVILAILIVLIIKRSRLNAKICLQSCSNTNESARYDNIPQSTQGVTSPYASLTIANDCQTYDDLMPTGGTYENTTTMSTNYKQSTQDKKHKKRRKKKTNKMI; encoded by the exons atGGGTGATGGAAGAAAAG GTCTCAATTACATGTATACTGGATGCTTTAATAGAAATATAAGTATGTTGGGGCTTCGTCGATACTATGAAAAACCTCAATTGTATATGTCTCCATTTGCTTGTATAAAATATTGCAGAAAAAGAGAGCAGAGTCAATTTGTTGGGATAACG agtggtaACGTCTGCAGTTGTGGTTATACTCGATACATCGTTGATGCCAATGGACCTTTCAAAGTAAATGACACAGAGTGTGATATGAATTGTTATGGCCACGAAGTTGAAAAGTGTGGTGGTAATTCGACGTTTTCCATCTATGATATTGTAGCAA GTGTCATTGCTGGTGTTTCAGTCGGCCTGACTTTATTAGTAATATTGGCAATATTGATCGTATTGATTATAAAAAG GTCTAGGTTAAATGCAAAAATATGTTTGCAATCTTGTTCAAACACAAATGAGTCGGCGAGATATGACAACATTCCACAATCCACACAGGGTGTTACCAGTCCATATGCATCACTTACAATTGCCAATGATTGTCAGACCTATGATGATCTAATGCCCACAGGAGGAACATATGAAAATACCACAACAATGTCGACAAACTATAAACAATCGACACAAGACAAAAAACACAAGAAAAGAAGGaagaaaaagaccaacaagaTGATCTAA
- the LOC139488543 gene encoding uncharacterized protein isoform X4 — protein MEEKSGNVCSCGYTRYIVDANGPFKVNDTECDMNCYGHEVEKCGGNSTFSIYDIVANTTRSSMPQPRQITTLPARMNTANEGVIAGVSVGLTLLVILAILIVLIIKRSRLNAKICLQSCSNTNESARYDNIPQSTQGVTSPYASLTIANDCQTYDDLMPTGGTYENTTTMSTNYKQSTQDKKHKKRRKKKTNKMI, from the exons ATGGAAGAAAAG agtggtaACGTCTGCAGTTGTGGTTATACTCGATACATCGTTGATGCCAATGGACCTTTCAAAGTAAATGACACAGAGTGTGATATGAATTGTTATGGCCACGAAGTTGAAAAGTGTGGTGGTAATTCGACGTTTTCCATCTATGATATTGTAGCAA ACACTACAAGATCATCAATGCCACAACCAAGACAAATCACAACGCTTCCTGCCAGAATGAATACTGCGAATGAAG GTGTCATTGCTGGTGTTTCAGTCGGCCTGACTTTATTAGTAATATTGGCAATATTGATCGTATTGATTATAAAAAG GTCTAGGTTAAATGCAAAAATATGTTTGCAATCTTGTTCAAACACAAATGAGTCGGCGAGATATGACAACATTCCACAATCCACACAGGGTGTTACCAGTCCATATGCATCACTTACAATTGCCAATGATTGTCAGACCTATGATGATCTAATGCCCACAGGAGGAACATATGAAAATACCACAACAATGTCGACAAACTATAAACAATCGACACAAGACAAAAAACACAAGAAAAGAAGGaagaaaaagaccaacaagaTGATCTAA
- the LOC139488543 gene encoding uncharacterized protein isoform X2, producing the protein MRGLNYMYTGCFNRNISMLGLRRYYEKPQLYMSPFACIKYCRKREQSQFVGITSGNVCSCGYTRYIVDANGPFKVNDTECDMNCYGHEVEKCGGNSTFSIYDIVANTTRSSMPQPRQITTLPARMNTANEGVIAGVSVGLTLLVILAILIVLIIKRSRLNAKICLQSCSNTNESARYDNIPQSTQGVTSPYASLTIANDCQTYDDLMPTGGTYENTTTMSTNYKQSTQDKKHKKRRKKKTNKMI; encoded by the exons ATGCGAG GTCTCAATTACATGTATACTGGATGCTTTAATAGAAATATAAGTATGTTGGGGCTTCGTCGATACTATGAAAAACCTCAATTGTATATGTCTCCATTTGCTTGTATAAAATATTGCAGAAAAAGAGAGCAGAGTCAATTTGTTGGGATAACG agtggtaACGTCTGCAGTTGTGGTTATACTCGATACATCGTTGATGCCAATGGACCTTTCAAAGTAAATGACACAGAGTGTGATATGAATTGTTATGGCCACGAAGTTGAAAAGTGTGGTGGTAATTCGACGTTTTCCATCTATGATATTGTAGCAA ACACTACAAGATCATCAATGCCACAACCAAGACAAATCACAACGCTTCCTGCCAGAATGAATACTGCGAATGAAG GTGTCATTGCTGGTGTTTCAGTCGGCCTGACTTTATTAGTAATATTGGCAATATTGATCGTATTGATTATAAAAAG GTCTAGGTTAAATGCAAAAATATGTTTGCAATCTTGTTCAAACACAAATGAGTCGGCGAGATATGACAACATTCCACAATCCACACAGGGTGTTACCAGTCCATATGCATCACTTACAATTGCCAATGATTGTCAGACCTATGATGATCTAATGCCCACAGGAGGAACATATGAAAATACCACAACAATGTCGACAAACTATAAACAATCGACACAAGACAAAAAACACAAGAAAAGAAGGaagaaaaagaccaacaagaTGATCTAA